The genome window caaagaactccccagcacgcagccatctgttcgacaaatgtaaatcgacaaatagctgccaaagagaattcacgtgtttaccgtgcattgccttcgacttccattcatggatctgttcttggtccgacttaaccccactcagaggattgaaagatcggtcCTTCAATTTAattggagtcagtccacagtctgccttacagatagcCGACCATTTTGTGCCGCCACGTTaaccacacccctacctccgatgtcacgaggcagattcatTCGCTCCatagcagagtttggatgatgaatTCAGAATTTGTACAtaattgtccgtatccgccgctggatgttttccagatcggtcttcgtccacggtaatattcattgtcatgcaaaaccaaagcggACTCAAAGAATTCCCCTGAGagaatgcctctccgtatatggataggctctgagtcattggcaccctcagatgaaggcactgataaggtggtgtccCATCCTTCCATGACcgttgccaaaaactttattagtttcggatcaatgcgatacagatgtagaatgtgggacgctatcgaaaaccTTGACATACTCGACATAGCATaggggtttctttggcctctagttgcttttcctgcaactaccgagtcgataatgagttgcactTTGTAATCCCTTGACCCATTtcgacagcccttctgctcctcagacagaatgttgttggcctcAAGGTGCGCACTGACCCTTCCACAAATGATAGACGTTATGACCAGGTAGAAGGTTCGCAAGCAAGTAATCGCCCTTATATCTGCAggatcctgcaccgtgtcctttttgggataaggtaggtatACCTCGCAATGAGGAAGGGTGCAAATTCCTCCGGCTGACTAATGAGCTGATTTATggtatgtgccaaccgaccatgtatactggttcTGCACCCTTTCCAGATCTGGGCCCCTCCAAttcttcgagctatttatggttcgtcctcttcggtaacatcagtaaaattcatgccaggagTAGGAGCATGGGAGGTGCCTTCACCCTGAACCATTCAGCATGCTTAGCGGGTACCCCCCAActccacccaaatattctttcacttccgtcaccaaaaactgcactgtctcgACATTCTGTTGGGATTccttgagtgatctgaaaataaTCCGCTGGTTTCTCACGAAAATTGCATTCTAGATACGTCTGGcccttcgccataccgtcgtaactgactgcatatgacagaaagtttttattttagtgtgttcagaatttctGCTAcgagtgtttcactggggatgaacTGGGGGGAACTATTCCTATAAACccatctgcactttattcttcacccgtctggcGGCATTGCCAGAGCCGAGTTGAGTTAGTCTGTCattgtcctgccttagtgagttccgCCAACgttcctctgcccccatcgactctcggtcacctgTTTCCGTgacgacctcaagtcgaacgcgctccctgatgatggccgggattgtgccgCTATCgctgtaataaagcggtactggtctgcgactgcTGCATAGTCAAGGGCGCGAATTGTGGGAAATGCTTGATGAATCTCTGGTGTAACACTGGGCGGTAAGATATTATACcaacccccgccgttatttcgttgtagaagcggatgataaagaggtccATAtgctcagtccatttcatccggtgcttacgcgaacctgctgaagtggtcaccaAAGATTGTGACGAAGCAGTTGCAGCAGGCGGAACAATGTTCCTGATCATCGTATCCCATTATGGGagtccgacccagtcaccaagtcagatgatTCCCACtgattatccgtaccggacctcgagcttgtccttcttctcattagatggattcGCATTTTATTTCTAACTGCCAAGTGTGGTAATAGCTTCTTCAGTGAGTAATTTGCAAggcctaccccctgagacgctgcggtggcgtacagccctTCGGCTGCGGGTGCAATTTGACCCTTAATCATATATATTTCGGCAACATCCCAGTCGACCTGTGGCACACCCTATCCTATTTGTAAGGATCCGCAATGTATTCGCTAAAAGTTTCTAGACTGCAGCGGGTACTGTGGAATGACCTTCGATGACATTCGAgcgaaattttccaaaaacgttACCTACCACTAGAACGCTTGCTCCGGTACCATGCTCTTTAATGGTATTCAACAGCTGCATCGACACACGGGAATTTTAGCAACGATTCAACAAAAAGTGGCAATGGTCCATCATCAGGCACCAGCGTAACCTCAGCTTCTGAGACTGGGGCTTACAATACTGGTATCGTACTTAAGTCTTCCTCTCCTTCATCTGATGTCGCTGAACTAGCACATCCGCGGATTTCCTGCAGCGCCTCGTCGATGTCTGCCACAGCTGAACTGTAAGCTACACCTGCCTTCACCCTCTAGTTACTCCCACGGCTCCCTGCTGAACGTTGTCTCACCACCCAACTATTCGTGTCGCGGCTAGTTTACTCCACCACTTGGAATGCTGCTCTTCCTTACATCAAAAGCAATCCCAACTCAATTCCTGCATTTCGAACGTTGTTCTTGCCTACATCAGAGGCAGGACCAACTTAACTCCTTCATCTCTCGCGTCTGTGAATATGACAGAGGATGACTTGTTAGACCAAGCGATAGCGATAGTGACATATTCCCACACGTTTGACGCAGCGGGGTCCTTTTGTCCCAAGGGTCTCCTTTTCAAAGGACCGTACGACAATTTCCAAGCCGCCCGCCTGTTTCTCtgattttgaatgatttttcaaaTAGCCTAAAACTTTTTTACCTAAATATAAGGCATTTAGGACCAAGCTGTCGCGTACCAAATTATCTGCCTCAGCTTTGCAACACCACGACGTTTGCATTAGTGAAACCTGATTTGATGACACGATTTTAGATTCCGGGCTCGTTGAAGGTTTCTCTGTCCTTCGTTGCGAAAGAGACTGCGCTGCACTAGGCAGGTCTACGGCGGAGGTACCTTGATAACTTTTAAATGTCTTTTCCGAGCTAAAACCACTCTTAATCCTCCCTTTTCCTACTACGACTTTATCATCGTACGAGTTATACCGCCAAACGCATGTCCCTTTATACCATTCTTTATATATTTCCCCTCTCCCGTACGAATATTTCTTCGAGAGATTATAAGAAGTTCTAACCATATTATGACCActccccaccccccccccccccccctcttcctTTCATTTTCTATGGTGAATGTAATACACTTATGCCCTCATGGCCCCTAATACTCCCGGCTTTCCATCTCTTAGCACTAAGCCCTGCCACCGTTCttttcctttatccactttcacgGCACCTGTGCCGCCCTCCAATTCAACCTTTCCAGAAATCACTTAAACTGCACTCTTGATCTTCTCCTTTTCAACCTTCCTGTGTGCTGCTTTGTCCAGTCCCAGCAATAATCAGCTGGGCTCTGTTCGTTCCTCCATTAGCGTTCGACCAAGCAACACCTTCTCCACTATTCAATCCTTTCCGGGTCCTTTTCGTATCCCTTCCTCGCCTAGGTCCCTGCACTCTTACCCAGTCTAGTTCAGTGGATTTCAGGGCCACAGAAAGCTTCTTCAAAAACTTACTACTGGAGCCTGCCATCCTCCTCATTCTGCCCCTCTTAGTCAAGTAGCTCACTGACAACCTTGATGTCAACGTTGGCCCTGCTCATGACGGTACTCCAAACCACTTTTTGGTTAAAACTGGTCAGCCGAATTCCCTTCAATAAGAACTTTGATAAGAGCCATTTACAGGCTTTCATCATACCCAGTCACAAAACAGGCGATCGCAATATTGCTGAGAATTCCTGCCCTATTTCGCTCGTCTTCCCCTGATCCAAAATCTTTGAGAAATATGTCAGCGTTTGTTTGTCCGCCTACATTGCCCACTCCACCCTCCGATAAGCCCACTGTCTCCAAATTGTTacacttcaccaactttgtggcaGATGTCTAAACTCTCGGCAAAACGTGCATTCAATCTGCATTGACTACTCTAAATCCTTCAACACTGTAAATCCCAAGATACTTTTGTCCGAACTTACCTCTCTCAGTGGCTTGCCTCGAACCTTTCCATCCGATCATGCTACGTCTTTTACGATGACCAAACATCGCGTTCCTGTTCCTCCTCTTCTCAACAAGCAACAAACCACACAAGGCTCTATTCTGTCCTCCACCcccaataatttttattttctttttcggcCTTTCCTGTTTGTTCTATTTGGATGACCTTAAACTGCTTTCAGCTATATCGCTTCTTATAGACTGCATTTCCCTACTCCCTCAAATCCTctcccactttttttttctaccctCTTGACGGATGGGTAagtaggtagatatcagtggccgctccgaagagcccaattagcgctgtggtgcactgttttgatgccacaaactcctaagacggtGACtattgttatgagagcaggaagGCAGAGCCAAGTcggcttggatcttcagagccaacccgtgGCATCCACGAAGGAAAGAACCTCtccaccctgcagctaaaaatctctctgaggtccccaaagaatggtttacccagtgtccgtagcctgactctaactagagctgggcaatcgcggagaaagtgcatgagggtttccctttcttctccgcaCCTTCGGAAATGCGAATTGTTGGGTATGCCGAACCTGACGGCTATGTAATAAgctggccaaattctccttgacttggtacaGCTTATAAGCCTTCCttaagacttccaatatcgtcagtactttagattggaatacactggcgaaacctgtgtattcgagaaaatcgctgcaccgactccacaggccatctttgatccatcagtAATGAATAACCTGGCAACACGTCACCggtctcgtgaagttcagctcacgtgtggcatagtccgtgaggaatgcccagatttcccgaggtactttgtcTGGGATGTtgttgtggccgtaggacttcgctgcccagcatccggactaacTTAgtttgacggcactgcacgctgcaacgtatttattATTAacgtctagggggaggagatgcagaagtacattgagagcatccgcCGGGAAGGACTGCAGAACCCCCAATTGCATCTGCACacccggttctttgaatcctattaatcttcatcctattgtatttcttgACGAATATTCCTTAGACTGAAGACTTCGGAATTACTTTCGACAACGGGCTCCACTTCGCTACCCACTGCCTCGAAGTCAGCAATTAGGCTGccaaattgtggggtcctagaCTACGCTTCCTTTCAACTCTCCTTTGCTCTTTTCAACTCCTTCGTTGGAAGTAtcttcgagtattgctccgttcTCTAGTCACCCCCCTGTCACCGAGATTTTTTTGGCATGGAAAAGGTGCAACGTTAATTCACCCTCCATGAGGAGTAATCCCCCTCTTCCCCATCTTAGTTCCTTTAAACTACCCTTCCTACCCCCATCCCTGGAACCTAATTCGATTTATAGTATATGCCTTTTTCAGAGTTTCTACGGGGCTGATCCACCTCATGGGCTTTACGCCGGCCTCTTAATCTCCCTCACTGCGGCCTACCCCAATTTTATGAGCACCAGAAGGAGTTCCTTCCTAACTTCCTCGCTAACGATGCCTCTTATGTGAGTGTATTGATTGTAAATGTTAAAAATCTGTAAGTGCAGTCCTTACAGAATTGTGCAACCCTCACCTTAGCCAAGAATGCTTCTACACGAATGTAAGTGTTAGATCTGATTTACCATAAGGTCCGAAAAAATAGAGGTGTTGGATACTCAACGCCAGAAACTGATATCTTCTCAGCTTGATGACTATTTAAACTAGGTACCTTTACGCCAGAGCTTGAACTGGGGCAGTTCTCATTATATAGAGGAAAATTCCAGTGGAAACGCATAACCTCCAGGAATATTTGTTGAGGGGGGGGGAGGCTAACGGTACCAAGCACAACGGTGTCAAACTTCAAACTGATCTTGAAACTAATGTGGGTATTTTTCAATTACTTAGTGCTTTCACTTTCTCAGAGAGAAAACCTCTCTCCATGCTCAGGAACGACCACTTTGTCTTATTGACATTTGACGAACTACTCAGCATTTTCTGACTACCTTGACCTGGAGGACATCCATGGTGGTAACCTCGATATGAGTTCGAGTGGTCAAGGATTGAGGTGGACTTTCGGAAATCTCTTAAGAAACTCAGGACTTCTCAgcaaaaatttaagtttttttttctgaatgagCCCGTCCAACGCTAAAAGGAACCTCTGGGCAGCAGATAGAGGTAACGAATGGTATGATATAGCTCTCTGTTTCAAACAGTGACCGCTTGTAAGCAGGAGGATATTCCAATTTAAATTATTCATATGATGGTCGTCCAAAGCTTAAGGAAGGGTTACCTCTATCGAAGCAAGATATAACGCGGtttcaaccaaactttccaaatctGAAGCTGGCTATTCACTAGAAGGGATCAAACTGTAACTATCAATGCGTGTTCTTGGTTAAATTGAATGGTTACTTACATGTATTTTTCTTGGATCGATTCTTcaaatgtatcttttttctAAGAAAATATTGCAGCCATCAAAGacaaaataataaatacaattttttttctattttttctagGTGAGTTTCGATGGAATTTTAAACAGAGCCTCCTCTAATGACAGCTCAAACATAGTAAGTCCTTGCAGTATTACCAGAAGATTTTCTTGGGTGTTAAACCAAACACAATAGTAATATCTTTACAACTTATAAAAAATATCTAGAACGCACTTGTGCATTATCACTGCGAACAAGCGTGAAACTATAAAACTTTATAGTGCGTTAATTAAAGGGTGTTCACCTTGTGCACGCGTAATCacctaaattttatattttggaaTAGTTTCGTAAGCGACTTTTTTTAAAGTTAGATAGTATATATAGCAGTCATCAACTGGAGATCTTTTGTAAAAGTccgaaaacaaaattcaaggTACCTTTCCGTATTTTTTGTCCCTTTTCATCGTCTCTGCGTGGAGGTAGTGGTACTTTTTAAATCCATTTAGTCAATCTGAATACCTATCCAAAAGGATCGCCTTTTTTGAAGGAGCAGTTAGTAGGGAGAAGTAGGTCCTATCCTGACAAAATAACACAAGTTTAGGATCCACCTTTATGAGAGTATTGGGACCTTTGATATTTCGCGATTAATTCTTGTCTCTAGTGCTCTACCTGTTCCACGAGAACCTTATCCTGCCTTTTAAAACTTCAATATTTCCTCAGAGTTCTATCCATAAAGTTTCATTCCTCCTTCCCTTCAGGGTAGGTCCTGTCACTTCAGCCATTTACAGTTCTGGTCTCCTAAGACTAGCCACGTGAGCTTTCAATTGGAGATCGTCCTATGAACCTGAGGACCATAATTCTAACTACCCTATCTAGGTATTAGCTAAATGCGAGCAAAATGGTTACTAAAAAGCCCCATTTATGCTGGAGTTGCACCTAAGTACTGTCACTTTTGTACCACCTTCATTTTGTTTCACAGCCAGACATCCTTTCTCTTCTTACTCCGAACTTCCAATCCTTACAAAAAACCTAACAAGTTAACAACAAACTTTAtttaacaaaaatttcaaaaaactgcaTTCACAAACTCCAAGTATCCTTAATAAAATCCGCACCTTTTTCCCCAATCATTATCGCTGGAGCATTCGTTGGTCCACTCACTATCGTGGGCATTATACTAGCATCAATAACCCGCAACCCCTTAACACCTTTGACACATAACTCAGGATCAACTACACTATCCTTctttgaaactggtcccatcCTTGCTGTTCCAACAGGATCAAAGCCGCTCTCCGACATATACTGCACATAACACTCCCAATATTCTGAACTTTTATATTCGAACACATCACAGGGAGGTAAGTTCAACTTCAAGAAGTCCCCACGAACCCTCATCAACGTATTGGTCCTTTCAAAATCGTAAAGTTTTTCAATAGCACGTAATATCCTTTTAACATCAGACTCTTCTCTGAAAGTGTTTGGCATGATGATGGGTTTGTCACGATAGTCAGTGCTCGACAGGCGAACTACTCCTCGGGATTTAGGCTTAAGGAGTGTGATAAAAACCTCTAAAATGGTGTCGAAAGGAGCAGATTGGTTCAACAAACTGCTCCTAGTGGGCTCAGTATACTTGCCTGCCACTTGAGTAATATTCATAATAGGGGCGAAACCGATATAAACGTCAGGATACGCCCCCCTTCCGGTGGTGTCAATATATCCTCCCAAGTCCATAATAGATACTCCCAAACCTCCACTGTGGAGAACCCATTGCTCAAAAATATCATCCATTTGACGGACTTCCAAAGGAGTGTTACTGGTATACCTAAGTTTTAGGAAGAAACTAACTTTGGCATGGTCCATTAAATTATCCCCAACCATTAAATTGCTCACGACAGGTATTCCTAATGCCTTCAGATGATACCCTGGACCTATGCCGGAAAGCATTAGAAGCTTCGGTGTTTCTATAGACCCCGCTGAGATAATCACTTCCTTTCCCACGTTCACAACCAATTCCATTTCCTCATTGTATATGAACTTTACAAATTCCACCTCCTTTTCGTGGTTGAAATAGATCTTTCTGGCAACAGCGTGTTTTATGACTTGAAGATTCGGCCGATGACTGCGGAGAAAAGCCTTCGCCGAGCTCACTCTTCTTCCATTAGCAACAGTTCCGTGAAGATATCCAAAACCCATATTGTTTCCATCAGCAAAATCGTCCACCTTGTTGTAACCAAGCTCTTTAGCAGCTTTCAGGATAACACTTTGAATTTGTTTAGGTGACTGAAATCGTTGAACTCTTAAAGGACCTCTCATTCCATGAACTCTATTAGGATTTTCGCCCCGGAAATTTTCGGACCttttaaaatatctgaaaacaTCGTACCATCCCCAGGAAGGATTTCCTTGATTCTTCCATTCGTTGTAGTCTCTGTCGTTACCCCGAGCATAAATCATTCCGTTGATAGTGCTGGTACCGCCGAGAACTTTGCCTTTGTTCCATGTGCACGATTTATCATTAAAAGCCTGGCATGATTGTCCGTTGGATATAGTGGGGTATTGCCAGTCGAGTTCAGTGTTTAGCATTGAGTTTGCCAAGCCAGGGATCTTTAAGGTGAGTAGAACACACATAACACCAGTGAGTGAGTTGTTTGTGgtcattatttttatatttttattacctCGGACTCAATGGGCGGATCGTCTCCAGCTTCCAATAAAAGAACCTTCTGGTTAGGATCTTCCGATAAGCGATTGGCAACCACCGATCCTGCCGATCCTGCTCCAATTATGACGAAGTTGTAAGTTCCTAATCCTGAAACGATagagaaaatattttagaattttaaaaGATAACTTTCAGCATATCATCCGAAATTAAGCCGGTCTGGAAGTTGGAGGATCTCTGAACCTTCTATGTACCACTGCCAATGTTTTTTGCAGAACGTCCCTTGGACACCTGCAGAGTAGTTTCAACCTAATAAGTTTGATCCGTGATTGTGTTATTCTACGCAAAATTCGCGACCTAGAGTTCCCAGATACAAACAGGTGACCCAAAAAATTAACTATCCTTCTTCCAACAGGGAATCCCACATTTCCTTCCCTGAGGATTAGGCATTCCATTAAAATGGCAACCAGCAAATTTATGTCAAACTCCCCCAAAAAGATACTTACAAAAAGCCTTTGCGGGGGGAGGCGGAGCTTGGGtaccaatatttttttccagtAAAATTGGTAGATAGGGGTAGGCACGCAAAATTGACTTCCCACCGTCACCCATCCTCCTAGTTTGGAAACTTGCAGTATGTTCCGAACAAAATTGACGTATTTTCGAAGATATCCAGTGCCATGTGTATTTCGTCCCCCAGGAAACTCAGTTGTCATTGTTCACTCACGAGATGGATTAAAACTCATGGAACCATTGCTTTCAAGAAAGGTACATACATTCTTGGTAGCAATTGGTATCTGCTTTTGCAAAGCATACACAGCTTTCCTGAAAGACATTGGTAAGCTCTCAGGAGGAAACACTGCGAGTCCTACGGCATCTGAGGGAGGAAGGGAGGATAGGCTGAGATCGTTAAGGACATGTCGATCAACTAAACGAACTTGCATAATGATATGATCGGAACGCCCTAAGATTCCATAGTAACCTCCCCTTCCAATTTGTGCTATTTTTCCAGAAGGCAACTTCTTTGCACTTCGCATTTTGCCTAAGGAGAGCGAAGAGCGACCAGTATGTCTGCTAGTATCACGAGCACCACTGGTTCTCAGTCATTGCACTAGACACAGACTCCTTAGAAAACTCTCCTTCGTTAAACCTGCACTTAGGAGCCTTACTGAATGCAGCAGCTCACACTTCAGAACCGTTCAAAAGAATGAGTTGAACCGCCCTCATTCCGCCTGTAGCCTTGTTCGCGGTACCGCGAATCtattcgaagaagctcatttttgagtcaATCATCATAGCGGGACCTTTTCCCAATCGGCTTGGTGGACTCGACAGTAATCTCACCGACTTGTATAGGAGGGACTTGTGGTCCCTCCTATGACCAGGATGTTCTCTTCGGCTTTTTCTATACTACAAAGAATCCCTGCTAAGTCATCTTTCAAATCAGTTTCTCATATCACCATTTCTGTCACACGCTGGACTTATTGAACCGAAAATGCGGTGATTAGTGCTGGAAAACCAACCACGTATTCGACCAGGTGCCATTTACCAGGTATCACAAGTCACAGCAAATTATATTAAGCATTCGATAGATGCAAAGGTCTCGTAGGATAAAGCCCAGGTACCCCCTCAATATCCTTAGATATGTCAGTTCGCTTCCCTTAATAACAGGCGTCCCTTACATCCAAGATTACGAGGCGTACAACTTATCGATAGTGATAGCTGTACGCCGCAGCTCCTTTGGCCGCTGAACCACTTCTTCACAGTTTTTACTTTGGCTAAGTTCAAGCCTCAATTCTTCGACAAGGACATGGTCTAACGATGCCGCTTTTTTGTTTGTCATCGTCAAAACAGGCTCCATCAGGCACTTTTTAGTGAGGAGTGAATAGTCGCTTCTGGTCGATAGCCTCGGCTCGGGTAAGGTGAACAAGACAAAAATGCCTGCAAGATTTCCTCCATTTGAGTTACTTTGACTTTCTGATAATCACCTTTTAC of Hermetia illucens chromosome 4, iHerIll2.2.curated.20191125, whole genome shotgun sequence contains these proteins:
- the LOC119655317 gene encoding glucose dehydrogenase [FAD, quinone]-like; this translates as MDLINPVCESTSIGPANQLVTTLVTALFAAHCNMSTPSMWPKDFGPQAVIEGLGTYNFVIIGAGSAGSVVANRLSEDPNQKVLLLEAGDDPPIESEIPGLANSMLNTELDWQYPTISNGQSCQAFNDKSCTWNKGKVLGGTSTINGMIYARGNDRDYNEWKNQGNPSWGWYDVFRYFKRSENFRGENPNRVHGMRGPLRVQRFQSPKQIQSVILKAAKELGYNKVDDFADGNNMGFGYLHGTVANGRRVSSAKAFLRSHRPNLQVIKHAVARKIYFNHEKEVEFVKFIYNEEMELVVNVGKEVIISAGSIETPKLLMLSGIGPGYHLKALGIPVVSNLMVGDNLMDHAKVSFFLKLRYTSNTPLEVRQMDDIFEQWVLHSGGLGVSIMDLGGYIDTTGRGAYPDVYIGFAPIMNITQVAGKYTEPTRSSLLNQSAPFDTILEVFITLLKPKSRGVVRLSSTDYRDKPIIMPNTFREESDVKRILRAIEKLYDFERTNTLMRVRGDFLKLNLPPCDVFEYKSSEYWECYVQYMSESGFDPVGTARMGPVSKKDSVVDPELCVKGVKGLRVIDASIMPTIVSGPTNAPAIMIGEKGADFIKDTWSL